Proteins from one Gimesia maris genomic window:
- the rplO gene encoding 50S ribosomal protein L15, which translates to MIIDDVHRGIKKNKKKKRVGRGPGSGHGKTSTRGENGYGSRSGSSRRTSFEGGQTPLAMRVAKRGFNNKQFAKKVAVVNVATLEQAFEAGAEITPEVLAEKGLAKGRFDQVKILGNGDLTKKFTVSAHLFSASAESKIQAAGGTVSRVLS; encoded by the coding sequence ATGATTATTGATGACGTCCATCGCGGAATAAAAAAGAATAAGAAAAAGAAGCGTGTTGGCCGTGGACCTGGTTCCGGTCACGGTAAAACTTCCACCCGTGGTGAAAACGGTTACGGAAGCCGCTCTGGTTCCTCTCGTCGTACCAGCTTTGAAGGGGGACAGACTCCCTTGGCAATGCGGGTTGCAAAACGGGGCTTCAATAACAAGCAGTTCGCGAAAAAAGTCGCTGTTGTCAATGTGGCTACTTTAGAGCAGGCATTTGAAGCAGGGGCAGAAATTACCCCAGAAGTGCTGGCTGAAAAAGGTCTGGCCAAAGGTCGTTTCGATCAGGTGAAAATCCTGGGGAACGGAGACCTGACCAAAAAGTTCACTGTATCCGCTCACCTGTTTTCTGCGTCTGCTGAATCTAAGATTCAGGCAGCTGGCGGAACTGTCAGTCGCGTTTTGTCATAA